GATGTAGTGGTCGTATTTCAATATATTCATTTGTTCAAGGATAATATTCCAGTCATGCTCGCCGCCGCCGACAAGGGGGAGCGCGAGCGCACGGGCGTCATTTATATAAACGCCGATATTGAGCAGGTTCTCGCCGAACCAGAAGGCGCAGAAGAAGACGCCTGCAGTTTCTCTTTTGATAAAAAAATAGACGAGGATGCTGAAGGGGATGATGAGTTGCATGAGTGTGCCGCCCCAGATGCCGATCATCTTACCGAAGATCGAAAAGAAGAGATGGCCGAACTCATGAAAAGGCAGGTTTACATGGTCGAGACAAAGAAATTTACCTGATTGCATGAGCGCATAGATGCAGAAGCCGAGGGCAGCAAGCGCGCCGCCCAATAATGCCGGTCCAGGTACAGGTTTCCAGTCAGGGTTGTTCATTATCAGTTGCCCATTTGCTGATCATTATCAAATTTTCATTCTGAAATATCATTTCGCTGCATAGGTTGCTGCCGGCTAAAAGGAATCCAGAAACTGCGCAGGTGTTAGTATTATAATTCCGAAGGTTTTGGCAGGCCTGCGCATAAAGCTGCCGAAATGGGCAATGTCTCCGGTGATGAGGTGCGTTGCCTTGCAGGCAAGCGCTGCCTGAAAGATCGGCCTGTCTTTCTCTATCAGATCTGGTGGGAAGAGCGCATCAGGCCGTTCAGGAACGATGGCAGCGGTTTGCAATATTTTGCTGAACTGCTTAAGTGTATTTGGGAATTTTGCAGAAAGATTACGACGAGCCTCTTCTGCGGCGAATGCGCTTGTGCAGAGATGCAGAATTCCTGCCTCTCCGAATGAAATGATCAGTGCTGCCTTGCCATCCGGATTATGAGCAGCGGTGAACAGAACGTTTGCGTCGAGGAATAGCCTCTTCACCGGTTAAGTTTTGCCTTCTTAAGCAGAGATGTCTTTTCGCTTGGTGACAGCCGGTCGGCCTTGTCCCAGTCTTCGATCTGGTTGTCGGTATACATCTCTATCTCGAAGACCGCGGCAGGTCTCAGAACGAGTTCGTTTCCTCTGTCTTCGATGGTGACGGTGCCGCCCTGCATTATGCCTGCCTTTTTACGGATGGCTGCGGGCAGTGTTATTTGACCCCTGCTGCTTACGGTAAGTGTCTCTTTCATGATGACCTCCTGCTAATTAGCAGTTTATCAGAAATACGGAAAATCAGCAATACAGCGCAGGCGAAAGTCGGAGAGATTATCCTGTCCGGCGGTATTTACGTGCGGGATTGCGAGCAAAAGAGTCACTCTTTCTCCCAGCCGAACTTGCCTATGAGTGGGACAAAGACGCAGGGTGTGTGGTATTCCTCTTTAAGCCCCTGCTCGGTTTTCGTGATCTTCAGAAGCTGCTGTGAATATCGCGATCCTACCGGAATCACAAGAATCCCGTTCAGGGCAAGCTGCTCCATGAGGGGCTCCGGAATATGCGGC
This window of the Nitrospirota bacterium genome carries:
- a CDS encoding AbrB/MazE/SpoVT family DNA-binding domain-containing protein: MKETLTVSSRGQITLPAAIRKKAGIMQGGTVTIEDRGNELVLRPAAVFEIEMYTDNQIEDWDKADRLSPSEKTSLLKKAKLNR
- a CDS encoding PIN domain-containing protein, which codes for MKRLFLDANVLFTAAHNPDGKAALIISFGEAGILHLCTSAFAAEEARRNLSAKFPNTLKQFSKILQTAAIVPERPDALFPPDLIEKDRPIFQAALACKATHLITGDIAHFGSFMRRPAKTFGIIILTPAQFLDSF